In Chloroflexota bacterium, one genomic interval encodes:
- a CDS encoding ATP-binding protein — translation MTPLLGREAELRAAFSRLASGQSAAIVGEPDTGKSLLLAQLARAEVRAEWLPHPERLAVFALDGRHLPAYFIATTFWQSVFGKLCVEAPPAIRVEAKQFVAMGDYGAFALERFFRQMGRSGLRVVLLVDHFGHFLSHLLAPPAASAGELLGALRSLSSRSGGLSLIVASHRRVSELNQQTAKLNPRGSPYFNTLQEIRLGAFGTDEARKILGSQVEAPLVDAVLAAVGRHPHLLSLALNLHPIPADAQSIVNALSHRAGEHFDLAFSSLSNLAPVLLSAVGYKTLPRPPALGDIEDLIWRGWLDRNSDGTLRPDSLLLAQWLENKHAELV, via the coding sequence ATGACTCCTTTGTTAGGCCGTGAGGCCGAACTTCGCGCCGCCTTCTCCCGTTTGGCCTCCGGGCAGAGCGCGGCCATTGTCGGCGAGCCGGACACGGGCAAATCGCTGTTGCTGGCCCAACTCGCCCGCGCCGAGGTCCGCGCCGAATGGCTGCCCCACCCTGAGCGGTTGGCTGTCTTCGCCCTCGACGGGCGACATCTGCCCGCCTACTTCATCGCTACCACTTTTTGGCAGAGCGTTTTTGGGAAACTGTGTGTCGAAGCCCCACCCGCAATTCGTGTCGAAGCCAAACAATTTGTGGCGATGGGCGATTATGGCGCGTTTGCGTTGGAGCGGTTCTTTCGCCAGATGGGGCGATCCGGGTTGCGGGTGGTCCTGCTCGTGGATCACTTCGGCCACTTCCTCAGCCATCTGCTCGCCCCTCCAGCGGCATCGGCGGGAGAACTTCTCGGCGCATTGCGGTCACTCTCTTCGCGGTCAGGCGGCCTCTCGCTCATCGTCGCCAGCCACCGCCGCGTCTCCGAATTGAATCAACAGACTGCGAAATTGAATCCGCGCGGGTCGCCTTACTTCAATACTTTGCAGGAAATCCGTCTGGGTGCGTTTGGGACAGATGAGGCGCGTAAAATCCTGGGTAGCCAGGTTGAGGCTCCACTGGTAGACGCAGTTTTGGCCGCCGTTGGCCGCCACCCCCATTTGTTGTCGTTGGCCCTGAATCTCCATCCAATCCCCGCCGATGCCCAATCAATCGTCAATGCCTTATCCCATCGCGCTGGCGAGCATTTCGATCTAGCTTTTAGCTCTCTCAGCAACCTTGCGCCGGTGCTTCTCTCGGCAGTTGGCTACAAAACTCTTCCGCGCCCGCCTGCGCTGGGCGACATTGAAGACCTCATTTGGCGCGGCTGGCTAGACCGTAACTCCGATGGAACTCTCCGCCCTGACTCACTTCTCCTCGCCCAATGGCTCGAAAACAAACACGCGGAACTTGTGTGA
- the nuoH gene encoding NADH-quinone oxidoreductase subunit NuoH — MPEFNLQAAGNIFIYLYELLGWFLLNQLGLPEPVVFIIQKLIAIFTVATFALLLPIFTIWLERKVAGRFQDRLGPNRVGPFGLLQSFADVFKLLTKEDITPTGADKWVYNLAPMLSVVSVITIWAVIPFASTMIGANVNVGILYVVAVSGLGTIAIKMGGWSSNNKFALLGAFRTVAQLVSYEVPMIVALLIPVLLAGSMGMQDIVKAQNSVWFIVSAPLAALIFFATSVAEIGRAPFDLLEAESEIVAGFHIEYTGMKFGMWMLGEFLHAFTICVLTAVVFLGGWQGPFAKEIPVLGVVYFLFKSFAVYFVVIWVRSTLPRIRIDHLLSFNWKFLVPLSLATLVVTALVQKAVTEFLPGVSEVGQAVALFAANILLVLVVGEFIRRGAREVREKVEAETHAVQAHEEAAHHGPEHAPAH, encoded by the coding sequence ATGCCAGAGTTTAATTTACAAGCCGCAGGCAACATCTTTATCTATCTTTACGAACTGTTGGGCTGGTTTCTTCTCAACCAACTAGGCCTGCCCGAGCCGGTCGTCTTCATCATCCAAAAGCTCATCGCCATCTTCACGGTTGCCACCTTTGCCCTGCTCCTGCCCATCTTCACCATCTGGCTGGAGCGCAAAGTGGCGGGCCGGTTTCAGGATCGGCTTGGCCCGAACCGGGTGGGGCCGTTTGGCCTCCTTCAATCTTTTGCCGACGTGTTCAAGCTGTTGACAAAGGAAGACATTACCCCGACCGGAGCCGACAAGTGGGTCTACAACCTGGCCCCGATGCTGTCCGTCGTATCGGTGATTACCATCTGGGCCGTCATCCCGTTTGCCTCTACGATGATCGGCGCGAACGTAAACGTGGGCATTCTCTACGTGGTGGCCGTCAGCGGGTTGGGAACCATTGCCATCAAGATGGGCGGCTGGTCGTCCAATAATAAGTTTGCCCTGCTCGGCGCGTTTCGCACTGTTGCCCAGTTGGTGTCGTACGAAGTGCCGATGATCGTAGCCCTGCTCATCCCGGTTCTTCTGGCCGGTTCAATGGGCATGCAGGACATCGTCAAAGCCCAAAACTCGGTCTGGTTCATCGTCTCAGCCCCGCTGGCGGCGCTGATCTTCTTTGCCACCTCAGTGGCCGAAATTGGCCGCGCCCCCTTTGACCTGCTGGAAGCCGAAAGCGAAATTGTGGCCGGTTTCCACATCGAGTACACCGGCATGAAGTTCGGCATGTGGATGCTGGGCGAGTTTTTGCACGCCTTCACCATTTGCGTGCTCACGGCCGTCGTCTTCCTCGGCGGCTGGCAGGGGCCATTTGCCAAAGAAATACCAGTGCTGGGCGTGGTCTACTTCCTCTTCAAATCGTTTGCCGTTTACTTCGTCGTCATCTGGGTGCGCTCCACGCTTCCCCGAATCCGCATTGATCACTTGCTCTCGTTCAATTGGAAGTTCCTGGTTCCGCTGTCGCTGGCGACGCTGGTGGTGACGGCGCTGGTACAAAAGGCTGTGACCGAGTTCTTGCCTGGCGTGAGCGAGGTGGGGCAGGCCGTGGCCCTCTTCGCCGCCAATATTTTGTTGGTGCTGGTCGTCGGCGAGTTCATCCGCCGGGGCGCCAGGGAAGTGCGGGAAAAGGTAGAAGCGGAGACACATGCCGTACAAGCACATGAGGAAGCGGCCCACCACGGCCCGGAGCACGCGCCCGCCCATTAA
- a CDS encoding NADH-quinone oxidoreductase subunit N, whose product MEIQTFETAHLLALVPEIIVVVLAAVVMGLDLTLPESRRRQLGLVTAVGLFAAMAAGLIFSQPNNALIFGGMIRNDSAAFLFRMLFMFSGAITALLSLDVEGLGRKGEYYAILLGSVLGMNFMAAAADLIMLYLALETTSIGLYALAGFLRDDDKSAESGLKYFLFGALTSTVMLYGFSLLFGYTGQTNLYAIAEAIGAGKIPILPLIVSAVLIVVGLGFKVAIVPFHFWTPDVYEGAPTPVTAFLSVASKSAGFAALIRVFMAGLPGIASAALGTGWLPMLMAMSAVTMTVGNLLALPQRNIKRLLAYSSIAHAGYAMMGIVAFTQQGVAATVLYLMAYVLTNLAAFGVVILFARAAGSDEIADYAGLSRRSPGLAMAMLVAFLSLGGMPPLVGFVSKFFVFAAAMQAGLVWLTFLGVINSIIGLYYYLIVLKMVYVKPAPEGASAIPVPRAYAFALGLLCFGILLVGIVVTPLLNWATTAASTLF is encoded by the coding sequence ATGGAAATTCAGACTTTTGAAACGGCGCACCTGCTGGCGCTCGTTCCTGAAATCATCGTCGTCGTGCTGGCGGCAGTCGTCATGGGCCTTGACCTGACTCTGCCCGAAAGCCGCCGCCGCCAACTGGGACTGGTGACAGCCGTCGGCCTGTTTGCGGCGATGGCCGCCGGCCTGATCTTCTCCCAGCCCAATAATGCCCTGATCTTCGGCGGCATGATCCGCAACGACTCCGCCGCCTTTCTCTTCCGCATGTTGTTCATGTTCTCCGGCGCGATCACGGCCCTGCTCAGTTTGGACGTTGAGGGTCTGGGACGCAAGGGCGAATACTACGCCATTCTGCTCGGCAGTGTGCTGGGCATGAACTTCATGGCCGCCGCCGCCGACCTGATCATGCTCTACCTGGCCCTGGAAACAACCTCCATTGGCCTGTACGCGCTGGCCGGGTTTTTGCGTGACGACGACAAGTCGGCTGAGTCGGGCCTCAAGTATTTCCTCTTCGGCGCGCTCACGTCCACGGTGATGCTCTACGGCTTCAGCCTGCTCTTTGGCTATACCGGCCAGACGAATCTGTACGCCATCGCCGAAGCGATTGGCGCGGGCAAAATTCCGATCCTGCCGCTCATCGTGTCGGCGGTCTTGATTGTGGTCGGCCTGGGCTTCAAGGTTGCCATCGTGCCCTTCCATTTCTGGACGCCCGACGTGTACGAAGGCGCGCCCACGCCGGTGACGGCTTTCCTCTCGGTGGCCTCCAAGAGCGCCGGGTTCGCCGCTCTCATCCGCGTCTTCATGGCCGGCCTGCCGGGCATTGCCAGCGCCGCTCTGGGTACGGGCTGGTTGCCGATGCTGATGGCCATGTCTGCGGTGACGATGACAGTCGGCAACTTGTTGGCCTTGCCCCAGCGCAACATCAAACGCCTGCTGGCCTACTCGTCCATCGCTCACGCCGGTTACGCCATGATGGGCATTGTGGCCTTCACTCAGCAAGGCGTGGCGGCGACTGTTCTCTATTTGATGGCTTATGTGCTCACCAATCTGGCCGCCTTCGGCGTGGTGATCTTGTTCGCCCGCGCCGCCGGCTCGGACGAAATTGCCGACTACGCCGGCCTGAGCCGCCGTTCGCCGGGGCTGGCCATGGCCATGCTGGTAGCATTCCTCTCGCTGGGCGGCATGCCGCCGCTGGTGGGGTTTGTGAGCAAGTTCTTCGTCTTCGCGGCGGCCATGCAGGCCGGCCTGGTGTGGCTGACGTTTCTGGGCGTGATCAACTCGATCATTGGCCTGTACTACTATCTGATCGTGTTGAAGATGGTATACGTCAAACCCGCGCCGGAAGGGGCGAGCGCCATCCCGGTTCCCCGGGCCTACGCCTTTGCCCTGGGCTTGTTGTGCTTCGGCATTCTGTTGGTGGGCATCGTGGTCACGCCGTTGTTGAATTGGGCGACGACGGCGGCCTCGACGTTGTTCTAA
- a CDS encoding NADH-quinone oxidoreductase subunit M yields the protein MNFPFLSIITLTPLIAGCLLLLFPAERKSEIRVAALSAASLCLGLSLYVYFGYDVAAGGYQFIEKFDWIPQFGISYHLGVDGISNPMVLLTGIVIFTGVLISWGIDDRPREFFAFLFILATGVFGVFVSLDLFQLFFFYEIAVFPMYLLIAIWGWKVTREYAAMKLTLFLFIGSVFSLVGGFAMYYAVGKATGVYTFDMLKISEAQVAGAFNFNITVPLLGARPFEWVWFPIVFFGFAVLGGIYPFHNWSPDGHVAAPTAVSMFHAGVLMKLGAFAALRVGIMLMPEGARAHLPWIVVLTLINVVYGAFIAMRQTDMKYMIGYSSVSHMGLVSMAFATLNYTGYVGGSMQMFAHGVMTAMLFATTGMIYDRAHTRMTPELGGMAKKMPFVMVGFVIACLSSMGMPGFAGFVAEFPIFMGLWRAGTQTSDFIGSYYALIAVVSAIAIVITAAYLLICVQRVFFGDISEEHDHHVGDVTVLDKVAITVLSATIVAIGVFPFLMGPMVSSGVNAVLKLLGGA from the coding sequence ATGAATTTTCCATTTCTTAGCATCATCACTCTAACCCCCCTCATCGCCGGGTGCTTGTTGTTGCTGTTCCCGGCGGAGCGCAAGAGCGAAATCCGGGTAGCGGCTCTGTCGGCGGCCTCACTCTGTCTGGGCTTGTCGTTGTATGTGTACTTCGGCTACGACGTGGCTGCCGGCGGCTACCAGTTTATTGAGAAGTTCGATTGGATTCCCCAGTTCGGCATCTCCTACCATCTCGGCGTGGACGGCATCAGTAACCCGATGGTTCTGCTGACCGGCATCGTCATCTTCACCGGGGTGCTGATCTCGTGGGGCATTGACGACCGCCCGCGCGAGTTCTTCGCCTTCCTGTTCATCCTGGCTACCGGCGTGTTCGGCGTATTCGTCTCCCTCGATCTCTTCCAATTGTTCTTCTTCTACGAAATCGCCGTCTTCCCGATGTACCTGCTCATCGCCATCTGGGGCTGGAAGGTGACGCGCGAATACGCAGCCATGAAGCTGACGTTGTTTCTGTTCATCGGCTCGGTCTTCTCGCTCGTCGGCGGCTTTGCCATGTATTACGCTGTCGGCAAAGCCACCGGCGTGTACACCTTCGACATGCTCAAGATTTCAGAAGCGCAGGTCGCCGGGGCTTTCAATTTCAACATCACCGTGCCGTTATTGGGTGCGCGCCCTTTTGAATGGGTCTGGTTCCCCATCGTCTTCTTCGGGTTCGCCGTCCTGGGCGGCATCTACCCCTTCCACAACTGGAGCCCCGACGGCCACGTGGCGGCCCCCACTGCCGTCTCCATGTTCCATGCCGGCGTGCTGATGAAGCTGGGCGCGTTTGCCGCTCTGCGGGTGGGCATCATGCTCATGCCTGAAGGCGCGCGAGCCCACCTGCCCTGGATCGTCGTCCTGACTCTCATCAACGTCGTCTACGGCGCGTTCATCGCCATGCGCCAGACCGACATGAAGTACATGATCGGCTACTCGTCGGTGTCGCACATGGGTCTGGTGTCAATGGCCTTTGCCACTCTGAACTACACCGGCTACGTCGGCGGCTCCATGCAAATGTTCGCTCACGGCGTGATGACGGCTATGCTCTTCGCCACCACCGGCATGATCTACGACCGGGCGCACACTCGCATGACGCCCGAACTGGGCGGTATGGCCAAGAAGATGCCGTTCGTGATGGTGGGCTTTGTGATCGCCTGCCTGTCTTCGATGGGCATGCCCGGGTTCGCCGGGTTTGTCGCCGAGTTCCCCATCTTCATGGGCCTGTGGCGGGCCGGGACGCAAACGTCGGACTTCATCGGCAGTTACTATGCCCTCATCGCCGTCGTCTCGGCGATTGCTATTGTGATCACGGCGGCCTACTTGTTGATCTGTGTCCAGCGGGTGTTCTTCGGCGATATTTCCGAGGAGCACGACCACCACGTCGGCGATGTCACCGTGTTGGATAAGGTGGCCATCACCGTGTTGTCGGCCACCATCGTCGCCATCGGCGTCTTCCCGTTCCTCATGGGGCCAATGGTGTCGTCGGGAGTAAATGCGGTGCTCAAACTCCTGGGAGGCGCATAA
- a CDS encoding NADH-quinone oxidoreductase subunit J, with product MNISQIIFLIVAAVTLISAVLVVTVRHLVHAALWLIVTLFSVAVIFVLLEAGFLAVVQVVLYIGAIAVLILIAMMLTRKAMSDELAQANSQWQISLVVVAAAFVGLAGLLNLNAGAWPALATLDLSGNVRQLGLALVRPDEFVLPFEVASVLLIIALVGAIAVAGEKK from the coding sequence ATGAATATTTCGCAAATCATTTTCCTTATTGTTGCCGCCGTAACCCTCATTTCGGCGGTGCTTGTTGTTACGGTTCGCCACCTGGTTCACGCCGCCCTGTGGCTCATCGTCACCCTGTTCTCGGTGGCGGTGATATTTGTTTTGCTGGAGGCGGGCTTTCTGGCTGTGGTGCAGGTGGTGCTTTACATCGGAGCTATTGCCGTGCTCATCCTCATTGCCATGATGCTCACCCGCAAGGCCATGAGCGATGAACTGGCGCAGGCTAACAGCCAGTGGCAGATCAGCCTGGTGGTGGTCGCGGCGGCTTTTGTGGGGCTGGCCGGTTTGCTCAACCTGAACGCCGGCGCGTGGCCGGCGCTGGCGACGCTGGATTTGAGCGGCAACGTGCGGCAGTTGGGCCTGGCCCTGGTGCGGCCAGACGAATTTGTGCTGCCGTTTGAGGTGGCCTCGGTGCTGTTGATCATCGCCCTCGTCGGCGCAATTGCCGTAGCTGGCGAGAAAAAATAA
- a CDS encoding NADH-quinone oxidoreductase subunit M, whose product MNFVQDHLVSLVIFTPLLGMVVVGLIPSDQKQAIRWAAFLASLLPAGLSIALWFAYAGGGEGFRFQEQATWYEAIGASYHVGVDGLAVPMILLTGLLTPLALLASFSIQERIKPYMMLFLMLETGMLGVFASLDLLIFFLFYEVGLVPMYFLINQWGGKDRRYASFKFIVYTMAGSLGLLLSIQLIGLSAGTFDIVRLMNIWPSFNKELLPGILSTATIKTVAFLAFSLAFAIKIPLWPFHTWLPDAHTEAPTAGSMILAGVLLKLGAFGFLRLVLPLFPAQAQAFAPVLAVLAVLAIVMGAFAAYGQNDFKRLVAYSSINHMGFVVLGIAVAAWAAGTSSETFRETAVIAGTGAVLQMFNHGLSAAAMFFLVGVVYERSHTRDLNEIGGGIWQYAPIYGGILIFSSMASLGLPGLNGFVSEFAVVRGAWPVFTAITAISMLGLLFTGAYILKAIGKVLHGPKNPKWAGHGMEMTTREVVTIAPLMALMLLIGVWPWWIATVINEAVKRLIG is encoded by the coding sequence ATGAATTTTGTTCAAGATCATCTTGTCTCGCTGGTCATCTTTACCCCCCTGTTGGGAATGGTGGTAGTGGGGTTGATCCCAAGTGACCAGAAACAGGCCATTCGCTGGGCGGCCTTCCTGGCCAGCCTGCTTCCGGCCGGGCTTTCGATTGCGTTGTGGTTCGCCTATGCCGGGGGCGGCGAGGGCTTCCGTTTTCAGGAGCAGGCGACCTGGTACGAAGCCATTGGCGCCAGTTACCACGTTGGGGTGGATGGGTTGGCGGTGCCCATGATTTTGCTCACCGGCTTGCTCACGCCTCTGGCTCTGCTGGCCTCGTTCAGCATCCAGGAGCGCATCAAGCCGTACATGATGTTGTTTCTCATGCTCGAGACCGGCATGTTGGGCGTGTTCGCCTCGCTCGACCTGCTGATATTCTTCCTGTTCTACGAAGTTGGCCTGGTGCCGATGTATTTCCTGATCAACCAATGGGGCGGCAAGGATCGGCGCTACGCCTCGTTCAAGTTCATTGTCTACACCATGGCCGGCTCACTGGGCCTTCTGCTTTCCATTCAGCTCATTGGCCTCAGTGCTGGAACGTTCGACATTGTGCGGTTGATGAACATCTGGCCGTCATTCAATAAAGAGTTGCTACCCGGCATTCTCTCGACGGCGACGATCAAAACGGTAGCGTTCCTGGCTTTCAGCCTGGCCTTCGCGATCAAGATTCCGTTATGGCCGTTCCACACCTGGTTGCCGGATGCTCACACCGAAGCACCCACTGCCGGCTCGATGATCCTGGCTGGCGTGTTATTGAAGCTTGGCGCGTTCGGTTTCCTGCGCCTGGTTCTGCCGCTCTTCCCGGCGCAGGCGCAGGCGTTTGCGCCCGTGCTGGCCGTGCTGGCCGTGCTGGCCATTGTGATGGGCGCGTTCGCCGCTTACGGCCAGAACGACTTCAAGCGCCTCGTGGCTTACTCGTCGATCAATCACATGGGCTTTGTGGTGCTGGGCATTGCCGTGGCCGCCTGGGCGGCTGGCACGTCGAGCGAAACCTTCCGCGAAACCGCCGTCATTGCCGGGACGGGCGCGGTTCTGCAAATGTTCAATCACGGCCTGTCGGCGGCGGCCATGTTCTTCCTGGTCGGCGTGGTGTACGAGCGCTCCCACACCCGCGACCTGAACGAGATCGGCGGCGGCATCTGGCAGTACGCGCCGATCTACGGCGGCATTCTGATCTTCAGTTCCATGGCCTCGCTCGGCCTGCCCGGCCTCAACGGCTTCGTGTCCGAGTTTGCGGTGGTGCGGGGCGCGTGGCCGGTCTTCACCGCCATCACCGCCATCAGTATGCTGGGCCTGCTCTTCACCGGCGCTTACATTCTCAAGGCCATCGGCAAAGTTCTGCACGGCCCCAAGAATCCCAAGTGGGCCGGGCACGGCATGGAAATGACCACCCGCGAAGTTGTGACCATTGCTCCGCTCATGGCCCTGATGCTCCTCATCGGCGTGTGGCCGTGGTGGATAGCGACGGTGATTAATGAGGCGGTGAAACGATTGATAGGGTAA
- a CDS encoding NADH-quinone oxidoreductase subunit A: MQADWIFIGIFLLIGIIFPTVPIVAAWFLSPKKPNAKKYETYECGIETVGETWVQFKMQYYIFALVFVIFDVETVFLFPWAVAFDVMPFFMVFEGVIFIALLAGGLVYAWRKGALEWV, encoded by the coding sequence ATGCAAGCTGACTGGATATTTATAGGTATCTTTTTGTTGATCGGGATTATTTTCCCCACCGTGCCTATTGTGGCGGCCTGGTTCCTCTCTCCCAAAAAGCCGAACGCCAAGAAATACGAAACCTACGAGTGCGGCATTGAAACCGTCGGCGAGACCTGGGTGCAGTTCAAGATGCAGTATTACATCTTTGCCCTAGTCTTCGTCATCTTCGACGTGGAAACGGTCTTCCTCTTTCCGTGGGCGGTTGCTTTCGACGTGATGCCGTTCTTCATGGTCTTCGAGGGCGTCATCTTCATAGCCCTGCTGGCCGGAGGCCTGGTCTACGCCTGGCGCAAGGGCGCGCTGGAGTGGGTCTAA
- the nuoL gene encoding NADH-quinone oxidoreductase subunit L, producing MRIEYVWLIPVPPLLSFFLIWFFTHRSKALSHTVAVGSIGISWVLSWITLYYAIIAPHFGETGSVFVDSVPWLPTGDTVLRMGVLVDPLTAVMLFFVPLACLMIFVYSVGYQNYGKPEDSHDEPGSPSHNGVEPMYSRFFCFLSLFAFGMLTLVVADNLLLMFIGWEVMGFCSYALIGFWYGRNYDDPKKITPRQAAVKAFMTTRVGDVVMMLGIVYLYFASTTEKAREILGPAAGTLSFRAMFYNEEFLHYIASEPSFIAGLTIAGLTGLLLLVGTVGKSAQFPLHVWLPDAMEGPTPVSAMIHAAAMVSAGVYAMIRLFPVLSAGWHEGGPLTPPMMALGTIGAFTALFAATIAFTQNDVKKVLAYSTISQLGFMLAALGIGGYVAAVFHLMTHAFFKALLFLGSGSIIHGMEHGMHHSHEHIDPQDMRFMGGLRTKMPWTFWTFLIGGMALAGFPFITAGFWSKDEILLDGWLHAQPVFWMLAIAALLTAFYTTRQIIMVFFGEPRTHAAEHAHESVWTMTTPLVILSFFAITSGWLNIPTEFPVLGSLAAALNVDFKFKHFVLRTLLPEAGGEAIPFQSVPLITSLVVALGGILIGWLVYRNAWKKADDKDPMQFLGPLYTFLQNKYYMDELYDTVFVRPAKWISSVLVYQVMDRTIIDGFLHTVGRTAVVIGNFFKDQLEKKTIDNPPIYLANGIQWVGKSFRVIQTGRVQNYLLIGILIVLAFSGVYYFMLAR from the coding sequence ATGCGCATTGAATACGTCTGGTTGATCCCGGTTCCCCCCCTCCTGTCATTCTTTCTAATCTGGTTTTTCACTCATCGAAGCAAGGCGCTGAGCCACACCGTTGCTGTTGGTTCCATTGGCATCTCGTGGGTGTTGAGCTGGATCACGCTCTACTACGCCATCATCGCGCCGCACTTTGGCGAAACGGGGTCGGTTTTCGTGGACAGTGTGCCATGGTTGCCCACCGGCGACACCGTTCTGCGAATGGGCGTGCTGGTGGATCCGCTCACGGCGGTCATGCTGTTCTTCGTGCCGCTGGCCTGCTTGATGATCTTCGTCTACAGCGTCGGCTATCAAAATTACGGCAAGCCGGAAGATTCTCACGATGAGCCGGGGTCGCCTTCGCACAACGGCGTCGAGCCGATGTACTCGCGCTTCTTCTGCTTTCTCTCGCTCTTCGCCTTCGGCATGTTGACCCTGGTGGTGGCCGACAATTTGCTCCTGATGTTCATCGGCTGGGAGGTTATGGGCTTCTGCTCTTACGCCCTCATCGGCTTCTGGTATGGCCGCAACTACGACGACCCGAAGAAGATCACGCCCCGGCAGGCGGCGGTCAAAGCCTTCATGACCACCCGCGTCGGCGACGTGGTGATGATGCTCGGCATCGTCTATCTCTATTTTGCTTCGACCACCGAAAAGGCGCGCGAAATTCTTGGCCCGGCGGCTGGCACCCTCAGCTTCCGCGCCATGTTCTACAACGAAGAGTTTTTGCACTACATCGCCAGCGAACCGTCATTCATCGCTGGCTTAACGATTGCCGGCCTCACCGGCCTGCTCTTGCTGGTGGGCACAGTCGGCAAGAGCGCCCAGTTCCCTCTGCACGTGTGGTTGCCCGACGCGATGGAAGGCCCCACGCCAGTCAGCGCCATGATCCATGCCGCCGCGATGGTGTCAGCCGGTGTGTACGCGATGATCCGCCTCTTCCCGGTGCTGTCGGCGGGCTGGCACGAGGGCGGGCCGTTGACGCCGCCGATGATGGCCCTGGGCACGATCGGCGCTTTCACCGCCCTCTTCGCGGCCACCATCGCCTTCACGCAAAACGACGTGAAGAAGGTGCTGGCCTATTCGACGATTTCACAATTGGGATTCATGCTGGCCGCGCTCGGCATCGGCGGCTACGTGGCCGCCGTCTTTCACTTGATGACCCACGCCTTCTTCAAAGCCCTGTTGTTCCTCGGTTCCGGCTCCATCATTCACGGTATGGAACACGGCATGCACCATTCGCACGAGCACATTGACCCGCAGGACATGCGCTTCATGGGCGGCTTGCGCACCAAGATGCCGTGGACGTTCTGGACGTTCCTCATCGGCGGCATGGCCCTGGCCGGTTTCCCCTTCATCACCGCCGGTTTCTGGTCGAAGGACGAAATTTTGCTCGACGGCTGGCTCCACGCCCAACCCGTGTTCTGGATGTTGGCGATTGCCGCCTTGTTGACCGCTTTCTACACCACCCGCCAGATCATCATGGTCTTCTTCGGCGAGCCGCGCACCCACGCCGCCGAGCATGCTCACGAGAGCGTCTGGACGATGACGACGCCGCTGGTGATTTTGTCGTTCTTCGCCATCACCTCCGGCTGGTTAAATATTCCAACCGAATTCCCGGTACTTGGCTCGTTGGCGGCGGCTTTGAACGTTGACTTCAAGTTCAAGCACTTCGTATTGAGGACGCTCCTGCCGGAAGCAGGCGGTGAGGCTATTCCATTTCAATCGGTGCCGCTCATCACCTCGTTGGTGGTCGCCCTGGGCGGCATCCTGATCGGCTGGCTGGTTTATCGCAATGCCTGGAAGAAAGCCGACGACAAAGACCCAATGCAGTTCCTCGGCCCGCTCTACACCTTCCTCCAGAACAAGTATTACATGGACGAACTGTACGACACCGTTTTCGTCCGCCCGGCCAAGTGGATCTCGTCGGTGTTGGTGTATCAAGTGATGGATCGGACGATCATCGACGGCTTCCTGCATACGGTTGGCCGGACGGCGGTGGTGATCGGCAACTTCTTCAAGGATCAACTGGAGAAGAAGACCATCGACAATCCGCCGATTTATCTGGCCAATGGCATCCAGTGGGTGGGCAAGTCGTTCCGCGTCATCCAGACGGGCCGCGTCCAGAACTATCTCTTAATCGGCATCTTAATCGTGCTGGCATTCAGCGGCGTGTACTACTTCATGCTGGCGCGATAG
- the nuoK gene encoding NADH-quinone oxidoreductase subunit NuoK codes for MVPLSWYLFLAAALFCIGLYGVLARRNAIAVLMGVELMMNAVIINLVAFWRYLQPTAISGQVFAVIVFAVAAAEASVGLALIISIYRRRSSVVAEEMNLLKW; via the coding sequence ATGGTTCCTCTAAGCTGGTATCTCTTCCTGGCCGCCGCCCTGTTTTGTATCGGCCTCTACGGCGTCCTGGCCCGGCGCAACGCCATCGCCGTTTTGATGGGCGTGGAGTTGATGATGAATGCCGTGATTATCAATCTGGTTGCCTTCTGGCGATACTTGCAACCGACGGCCATTAGCGGCCAGGTGTTCGCCGTCATCGTCTTCGCCGTGGCCGCCGCCGAGGCCTCCGTCGGCCTGGCTCTGATCATCTCCATCTATCGCCGCCGCAGCAGCGTGGTCGCCGAAGAGATGAATTTGCTGAAGTGGTGA